CGGTGTGGTCCCGGGAGCTGGGGTTCGTCACGGTCCTCGGGTTCGCGCCGGACCTGGACGCCGTCGAGCTGCTCTACACGTCGCTGCGGGTGCAGGCGACCACGGCGATGATGCGGGCCGGGTTCCGCAAGGAGGCCCGCTCCAAGTCGTTCCGGCGGGCGTTCCTGACGGCGTACGCGGGGCGGATCGGCCAGCGGCTCGCCGACGCGGCCGACGCGGCCAGCCGGGCTGCTGCCGCGCAGTCGAGCGCCGATCTGCTGCCGGTGCTGGCAGCTCGGGGCGATGAGGTCCGCGAGGCGACAGCGGAGATGTTCCCGCAGCTGGTGACCCGCGAGGTGAAGATCACCAACCGCGCGGGCTGGGCGTCGGGGGTGGCGGCGGCGGACCTGGCGTCGCTGGGAGTCCGCCAGCCGGTCGCGGCCGACCCGCGTTCCTGGTAACGCCTGCGTCCTGCGCCGGGTGCGCGCTACGCGTCGGGGGTGCACTCAACGCGTCCGGAGGTGGGCGCAACGCCAAGCGGGGGTGGCGCTCCGCGCCAAGATCGCGCTCTTTCCCGGAAGCTGGCCCCTCCAAGCCAGGCGGAGGGGCCAGCTTCCGGGAAAGAGCGCGATCATGCCTTCCAGGCTGCCCCGGACGCTCGCGGTAGGTGTCTCCTTAGCACCAACTCTTCAAGAGTTGGTGCTAAGGAGAGTGAGGCGCCAGCGGCGGCGCCGCGTGCCTAGGCGGCTGCCGTGTAGCAGACACGCCGTCGGCGTGTGGTGAGCATTCCGGCTGCCCTTGGCGGCGGATGTTAGCGCCGCCGTGCAGCGACACCGCTGTGTAGCGGTGTAGCGGTGCCGCCGTGTAGCGGTGCCGCCACATGGCGGTGCCGCCGTGTCGCGACACCGCCATGGGGCGCTCGCATCCTAAGTGGACCATCGCAGCGACGCTGCGGTGACCAGCGCGCTCAGCAATGCCTGCGCGACGAGGTAGGGACCGAGCCCCGCAGGAGCGCCCGCCAGCGCCAGCAGCAGCGGCAGGCAGCCCAGCACCGCGACGTCCAGGCCCGAGAGCATCCAGACCAGCCACCCGGCCGGAATGAACGACCCGGTCATCGGCATCACGATCGGCGTGGACGCGTGGTCGATCATCCCGCGCTGCGCCATGCGTACCGCCGCGACCGCGATCACGGGCGCCGCCACCGGCCCGAACGCCCACCACGGCCGATCCGGCAACCCGCCCGCCCCGTCGGCGAGCGCCAGCGCCACCGCGAGCCAGGCCCCGCCCAGCAGCCCGGGCAGCAGCAAGCGCGCCGAGCCCACCCGCCATCCGGAGTGTCCGATCATCCGCCGCAGCCCGGTGTCGCCGGTGTCTCGTCGCAGCCCTGCCGTACCGCAGGCGGCCACGGCGAGCGTCCCCGCACCGAGCAGCAGCAACACCGCGATGTGCCGCCCGAGCACCATCGCGAGCAGGGCGGGCAGGGCGGCGCTGGGCAGCAGTACGGCGAGCCGCCCCGGTCGCCGGCCGAGCATCCGCCAGTCCGCCCACGCGATCGCCAGGGCCGGCGGCAGCCGGGGCCACCGGCGCGACCGCAGCCGTCGACCCGACCAGTAGCGGTCCTCGGCCGCCCGGGCGACGAACGCCGGTTCCAGCCCGAGCATGGCGTCGGTCGCCGACCCCCACCGCCCGGCTGCGTCGACCACACACCGGGCCGGGAAGGTAGTGAGCGCCCGCCACGAGGTCAGGACCAGCGCGAACGCGATCACGACGGTGCCGCCGAGCACGACAAGCACGGCGTCCGGCGAGATCAGGGGCAGGTCGACGACCGCATCCGGCCGGCCGATCGCGGGCCGTCCGGCGGCGATCGCCGCCACGCCGAGCGCGGCGACCGTTGCGCAGGCGGCGATGACGCGCAGCCAGGGGGAGTCACGGGGTTGTGCGAGCAGTGCGATGCAGACGAGCGCCACCGCCACGGCCGCACCGATGCCGGCGGCCATTCCGGCACGGGCTGCGACGGCGTCCGGTGCGCCGAGCGCCGCGAGCCCGACGATGCCGAGAGCGGAGCCGACGAGGGCCGCGATGAGCAGCACCAACGACACGCTCGGCGCGAGCACGGCACGTCGCGGCAGCGGCGACGGCACCAGCCATGCGGCGTCGGCGGGGCGTACCACGACCGGGCCGACCAGCCGGGCCAGGCTCAGCAACGCCGCGAACCCGAGCACCACCAGCGCGACGGCGATGACGATGAGGGTCGGATCCGCCTGCGGCCCGACGCGTTCCAGCCGGTTGATCACGGCGAGCACCGGTACCGCGACCAGCGCGATGACGATCCCGCTGCCGAAGAGCGCGAGGTAGCGGTCCGACCACGATCGATGCGCCTGGTGCGAGCGGATCAGCGCCCGCGCGGCCGAGGTGGCGCTCACTCGCAGTCGACCTGCCCGTCCGCGACGACCGCCTGCCGTGCCGAGCAGCTCCGCACGAACGCCGCGTCGTGCGCGGCGAGAACCACAGAGCCACCCCCATCGGCGTACGCCGAGAGCCGCCCCCCGAGCCGTGACCGGAACTCGCTGTCCAGGGCCTGTTCGGGCTCGTCGAGCAGCAGCAACCGGCTCGGCCGGAGCAGTGCCGCGGCGAGCATGACCCGGCGCCGCTGCCCGGACGAGAGGGTGATCGGCGAGGCCTCGGCCCGCTCGCGGAGCCCGAATTCGTCGACCACCGCGTCGATCCGCGCACGGTCGCGGACCCCGTGCGTGATGCCGACGAGTTCGAGGTGTTCCCGCACGGTGAGCCCCGGGTACCACGAGGGCTCCTCGGCGACGAAAGCCACGTCCCGCCAGAATGCGGGCGCGCCGTCGGGTGCCGATCCCAGCACCGTGACCTGCCCGGACGTGGGCCGAAGCAGCCCGGCGAGGCAGCGCAGCAGGGTGGACTTGCCCGCGCCGTTGACGCCGACGAGCGCCAGAATCTCGCCCGCCGTGACGTCGAGGTGCACGTCCTTGAGTACGAGGTGGCCGCCGAGTTCGACGGAGAGTTCCCGGATCGCGACCACCATGCCGCCCACGATAGCGATAACACCAACTCTTGAAGAGTTGCGGAGATTGGGGCCGACCCAGAAGACGCAACTCTTCAAGAGTTGGTGCTTTGGCGGGCATGATGCACGCATGCTTCGTTCGATCATCAATGGCCGTGCCGCCGATCCGGCCGGTCCCACCGTTCCCAGCCGCAACCCCGCCGACCAGGGCGATCTCGTCGCCGAGGTGGCGCTCGGCGATGCGGCCACCGTCGTCGCGGCGGCCCGGGCGGCGAGAGCCGCGCAGCGAGCGTGGGCCGACGTGCCCGCGCCGGTACGCGGGCAGGTGATCGCCAACATCAGCGCCCTCGTCGAGGCGAACGCTGAAGCGCTGGCGCAGCTCGTGACCCGGGAGGTCGGCAAGCCGATCGCCGAGTCGCGCGGTGAGGTGCAGGAGATCGTCGACACGTGCCGGTTCTTCCTCGGCGAGGGGCGGCGCCTCTACGGTCAGACGGTGCCGTCGGAGATGCCCGACAAGCAGCTGTTCACCTTCCGGGAGCCGATCGGCCCCTCGATGATCATCACGGCGGGCAACTTCCCGGTCGCCGTACCCAGCTGGTATTTGGTTCCTGCCCTGCTCTGCGGCAATGCCGTGGTCTGGAAGCCGGCGCTCTACGCGGCGGCGTGCGCCGACGCGATGTTCCAGCTCTTCGTGCGGGGTGGCCTGCCCGACGGCGTGCTCAACCTGGTGCACGCGGACGGGCCCGAGACCTTCGCGGGACTGGAGTCGGCGCTGGGGGAGGGGCTGATCGGCAAGGTCGGGTTCACCGGCTCGACCGAGATCGGCCGGGAGATCGGCGCGCTCTGCGGGCGCCACCTGCAGACGCCCTGCCTGGAGCTCGGCGGCAAGAACCCGATGGTGGTCGCGCCCGACGCCGACCTGGACCTCGCGGTCGAGGGTGCGCTCTTCGCCGGGTTCGGTACGGCGGGCCAGCGCTGCACCTCGCTCGGCACGGTGATCGTCCACGAATCGGTGCACGGGGAGTTCCTGAGCCGCTACACAGCTGCGGTGAGCGCGGCGGCGGTGGGCGACCCGACCGCCGACGTGCTCTATGGACCGTTGCTGGACGAGAGGTTCGCCGCCGGTTACGAGACCTATCTGGGGTGGATCGGCGCAGGTCACCGTGTGCACGGACCGGTCGGGCGGATCACCGCCGAGAACCCGCGGCCCGGCTTCGTCGGCGACCCGGCGACCGGCCTCTTCTATCACCCGGTGATCGTGGACGGGGTCCGGCCGGGCGATGCGATCTTCGACAACGAGACGTTCGGGCCGATCGTCGGCGTGACCACCTACTCCACGTTGGACGAGGCGATCGAGCTCGCGAACGCACCTGGCTACGGGCTGTCGAGCGCGATCTACACCAGCGATCCGCGGACCGTTTTCGCGTTCCGCCGGGGCATCGGCGCGGGCATGGTGAGCGTCAACAACTCGACCTCCGGCGCCGAGGCGCACCTGCCCTTCGGCGGCAACGGCAAATCCGGCAACGGCAGCCGCCAGTCGGGGATGTGGGTGCTGGACCAGTTCACCCGCTGGCAGGCGGTCAACTGGGACTACTCCGGCCGGTTGCAGAAGGCGCAGATGGAGGTCGCCGTCGTCGAAGCCGATCTCGGGTTCCGCCTCTGACCCCACGGTGAGCCGATTGGCCGGGACGGCTCGGGCACCGGAGAATGTTCCACCATGGAACGAGGCCTTTTCGGGTACGCCGAGCTCGCCGGTCCCGGCCACGAGCTGACCAGCACTCCCTACGTCGTGATCGACCTGGAGACGACCGGCCTCTCCCCGGACGAGGACAGGATCGTCGAGATCGCGATGGCCCGGGTGGAGGACGGCCGGGTGGTCGACGAGTGGATGACCCTCATCGACCCCGGCCGTGACCCCGGTCCCACGTTCCTGCACCACATCAGCCAGGACATGGTCACCGGGGCGCCGATGTTCCGCGACATCGCCGGGGAGATCCTGGCGAGGCTCGAGGGCGGCATCGTCGTGGCGCACCACGCGCCGTTCGAGGAGGGGTTCCTGCGGGCGGCGTTCGAGCGCATCGGCGTACGGATGGAGCCGATCCCCGCCCTCGACACGCTGCGGGTGGCCAGGTCCGTGCTCGCCTCGCCCAACTACAAGCTCGCCACCTGCTGCGAGATCGCCGGGATCGAGCTGACCGACGCGCACACGGCCCTCGGCGACGTCCGCGCCACCGCCCTGCTGCTGCCGAAGCTGCTGCAGCTCGCGCCGGACCTGCGCTACCCGGTGGCGCCGGCACCGCTGCCGCGACTGCAGCGCATCGTCGGTCCCCGGACCCGGGTCACCAACCTGCGCCGGGGTGAGACCGGCTGGATCCGGTCGCTGCTCACCAAGCTGCCGATCTCCATGGACGACCACGACCCCGTCGGCGCCCAGCCGTACCTCGACTACCTCGCCGAGGCCCTCTCCGACGGCCGGCTCACCGGCGACAAGACCCGCCGCCTGGGCCGTCTCGCAGGCCGGGCCGGGATGGGCGCGGCGCAGGTCACCGAGCTGCACCGACGCTTCCTCGACGGGCTGCGCGACGCCGCCCTGCGCGGGGGCGCCCTCTCCGCCGACGAGCAGCAGCAGCTCACCGTGATCGCGGCGAGCCTCGACGCACCGGGCTACTTCGCCGACCTCACCCCCGACGCGGTCACCGCGCCGACGGGTCCCCGGGTCTGGGTCAGCCCTCAGGTGCCGCAGCAGTCCCGGCGGCGCCTCATCGAGGCCGGCTACCAGGTGGCGACGAACGTCACCCGTACGCTGGCCGCGGTGGTGGTCGCCCCCGGCGACGAGGTCCTCCCCAAGGCGAGGCGCGCAGCCGAGCTGGGCACCCAGGTGGTCGAGCTGGCGCAGCTGGAGGGCTTCCTGGGTACGGCGACCACGCAGACCATCGAGCACGACCGCCTCCCCGCCCCGGTGGCCCCCGCCGGCTGGTACCCCGACCCCACGGGCCGCAACACCTACCGCTACTGGACCGGCACCGAGTGGTCCCCCCACGTCAGCCCCGGCGGCGTCATCTTCACCGACCCCCTCCGCTAGCCACCGCCCCCCGCCCCGCACCCCACCCCCTTAATTCGCGTTGATCAAGGGAAGACTCGCCGCATATCGGGCACCCGACATGGTGAGTCTTCCCTTGATCAACGCGAATATAGGGTGGGCGGGTGGAGACGGACGCGCGGTTGGTGGGGTTTCTCTCGGCGTACCTGGGGGAGTGGGGTGGGGGTTCGGGGTTGACTGTCGTCGGCTCCGAGCTGCGGACCCGGCCTGGGTGGGACGGGACGGTGCTCGACGTTGTCGGGATTGCCGCGCCCGAGGGCGGGGTGCTGTCGGTGGTGCCTGAGCGTGCCGACGGGGTACGGGCAGCCGTCGCCGGTTGGGCGGAGGTGCCTGCGCTGCTGCCCGGGGCGGTGGGGCGGCCGGACGCCACGGTCTGGTCGGGAGTGTTCCGGTGGACTGTCGAGCCCGCCGACCTCGACGATGCGGGGGAGTGGGTCGGTGCCACCGATCCGCGGCTTCCGGACTGGCTGCACCCCTTCGGCGGGCAGGTGCTGGTCGCGTTCCACGACGGTGCCTACGCTGCCGGGGTGGGCATCAAGCGGCACAACCCACAGGGGCTGGAGATCTCGGTCGGCACCGACGAGCAGCACCGGGGCCGAGGGCTCGCCTCGCGATTGGTCGCGCAGGCCGCTCGCTGGATCCTGGCGCAGGGTGCCATCCCGACCTACCTGCACGATCCGGCGAACGCGGCCTCCGACCGCACCGCGCTGCGAGCCGGATTCCCGGACCGCGGCTGGCGCATCGTGGGTGTTTCCCGATGAAGTTATCCACAGGAGGAGATGCCTCGATGGCGCCGACGGCGACTCGTCGCTAGCCTGCGGATATGTCCACTGAGGTCCACCCGCCCGAGCTGAGGCGCACCGCCGCGCTGCTCGACGACGCAGCCGAAGCCCTCCTCGCCGCCGGTGACAAGCTCTCCCGCGTGGCGGTCCCCGCCGACCCGCACGCGGCCGACGGTCCCGATGTCGGCGGTGCGCTCTCGCGTCTCGGCCGCCGCTGCGCCGATGAGACCTTCGCCTTGAAGATCGCGGCCGAGCAACTCGCCAACGGGCTGCGCGAGGCCGCTGACCAGGCCGTGGCGGCCGACAACCAGGCAGCCCGGGCGCTGCGCTACGCCGCCGGTGCGGGGGTGTAGCGATGATCGTGCCCCGCTACCGGGTCGATGAGCTGCGCGACCTTCGTGACCGCATGCTCGCGATCCCGACGACCCTGCCCGACGGCTACATCACGCTCGCGGACATGGTGGCACGGGCCGTCGTGTGCTGCCGCCCGATCACCGTCGCCGAGCTCAAGCCCGGCCATGCGCTGGCGATCTCGGCCCGCGCAGACCTCGAAGCCGCACTGGCCTGCCTCAACGAGGCCTCGGTGGTGCTCGGCCGAGCCGGTTCGGGCGACGCGCATGATGCTGCCGTGCACGCGCTCCGGCGACTGACCGCGGCCGTCGACAAGGTGGCGGCCGGGGATCTGACGGCGCCGTTCCGGTGGGACCTGGACCTGATCGCGGAGGCGGTGGACCGGCTCAATCCGGTGCTCGACCAGGGCCGCCGGGCGATGACGGAGGTCCTGTCCGGCATCGGCGGGGTCTACAGCATCGATCTCCCGGATCCCGTGTCGTTCGAGCGGGCGCGCGCGGTGGCGGTGGCCGGTGCGTGCGACTGTGTGGAGGCATACGAGCACTTCGACCAGCTCGCCGTCCGGGCCGTCCGCGAGGCCGACGCGCGGGAACATTTCGCGATCTTCCGCGGCGGACACGACCCCTTCGACCCGCTCGCGGTGCTGGTCCGGTGAGAGGCTGAACTCATGGCGCATTTGATCAGTCCGGACCCCCGCTGCCGGGAGTCCTTCCTCGCCGCGATGGCGGAGTTTCAGGCGGAGGGGCGCGGCGGCTCCGACGATCGCACGATGATCGGCAGCGAGCTGCGCGACTTCGCCGACACCTGGCACGACCCGGCGGCGTTCGAGATCTTCACCCGGTTCCTGCGCGATCAGGCCCTGGAGTCCTCGCCCCGGCCGGAGCACTTCGTGCCCAGCACCACGCTGTGGTGGGTCGAGGGTGATGAATACCTGGGTCGGCTCGCCATCCGGCACCGGCTCTCGCCGTTCCTGCTGGAGGTCGGCGGCCACATCGGCTATGACGTGCGCCCCACCGCCCGCCGGCGGGGCCACGCCACCGCGATGCTGCGGGCCGCGCTGCCGATCGCGCTGGAGCTGGGCATCGATCCGGCCCTGGTGACCTGCGACGACACCAACATCGCCTCGCGGCGGGTGATCGAGGCCAACGGCGGGGTGCTGGAGGACCAGCGCGGCGACAAGCTCCGCTTCTGGGTCCCCTGCAGCCGGTGACACGTCGCGGCGCGGTCCGGGTCGCTGATCGTGCGCCGCGTTTTTGCAGCAAAACGTGGCCATTTCACGCTGCGAGGCCACGCTTTGCTGCAAAACGCGGCGTCATCGCGGCGAGCGGCAACAGCACCGCGGCGCCGAGCCGCAACGGCACCGCGGCGCCGAGCCGCGACGGCATCGCGGCGACAGGCGGCGACCGCATCGCGGCGCCAGGCGGCGACGGCATCGCGCCACCGAGCGGCGGGAGCGTCGTGGCGCCGAGCGGTCAGGGCGCGTTGAGGAGGAACGCCTTCGCGGCGAGGTCCAGGGCCGCGCGGCACTCGGCCGGGGTGTCGGCGACCGCGATGGCGTAGGCGATACGCCCCGACACGTTGCCATAGGTCGGCGGCGACAGGACCTCGCCGACCGTGGCGGAGACGGTCGCCTCGACGATCGTCGGCGGCAGCAGGGCTTCGTCGAAGCCGATCGAGGTGATCACGGTCGCAGGCTCGCTCACCGCGAAGAAGCGGATCCCCGCGGACCTGGTCCGATCGGGCTCGACGGACGGCGCGACCCCGCAGGC
This portion of the Allocatelliglobosispora scoriae genome encodes:
- a CDS encoding DUF6297 family protein, with the protein product MSATSAARALIRSHQAHRSWSDRYLALFGSGIVIALVAVPVLAVINRLERVGPQADPTLIVIAVALVVLGFAALLSLARLVGPVVVRPADAAWLVPSPLPRRAVLAPSVSLVLLIAALVGSALGIVGLAALGAPDAVAARAGMAAGIGAAVAVALVCIALLAQPRDSPWLRVIAACATVAALGVAAIAAGRPAIGRPDAVVDLPLISPDAVLVVLGGTVVIAFALVLTSWRALTTFPARCVVDAAGRWGSATDAMLGLEPAFVARAAEDRYWSGRRLRSRRWPRLPPALAIAWADWRMLGRRPGRLAVLLPSAALPALLAMVLGRHIAVLLLLGAGTLAVAACGTAGLRRDTGDTGLRRMIGHSGWRVGSARLLLPGLLGGAWLAVALALADGAGGLPDRPWWAFGPVAAPVIAVAAVRMAQRGMIDHASTPIVMPMTGSFIPAGWLVWMLSGLDVAVLGCLPLLLALAGAPAGLGPYLVAQALLSALVTAASLRWST
- the ccmA gene encoding heme ABC exporter ATP-binding protein CcmA, which gives rise to MVVAIRELSVELGGHLVLKDVHLDVTAGEILALVGVNGAGKSTLLRCLAGLLRPTSGQVTVLGSAPDGAPAFWRDVAFVAEEPSWYPGLTVREHLELVGITHGVRDRARIDAVVDEFGLRERAEASPITLSSGQRRRVMLAAALLRPSRLLLLDEPEQALDSEFRSRLGGRLSAYADGGGSVVLAAHDAAFVRSCSARQAVVADGQVDCE
- a CDS encoding aldehyde dehydrogenase family protein, with translation MLRSIINGRAADPAGPTVPSRNPADQGDLVAEVALGDAATVVAAARAARAAQRAWADVPAPVRGQVIANISALVEANAEALAQLVTREVGKPIAESRGEVQEIVDTCRFFLGEGRRLYGQTVPSEMPDKQLFTFREPIGPSMIITAGNFPVAVPSWYLVPALLCGNAVVWKPALYAAACADAMFQLFVRGGLPDGVLNLVHADGPETFAGLESALGEGLIGKVGFTGSTEIGREIGALCGRHLQTPCLELGGKNPMVVAPDADLDLAVEGALFAGFGTAGQRCTSLGTVIVHESVHGEFLSRYTAAVSAAAVGDPTADVLYGPLLDERFAAGYETYLGWIGAGHRVHGPVGRITAENPRPGFVGDPATGLFYHPVIVDGVRPGDAIFDNETFGPIVGVTTYSTLDEAIELANAPGYGLSSAIYTSDPRTVFAFRRGIGAGMVSVNNSTSGAEAHLPFGGNGKSGNGSRQSGMWVLDQFTRWQAVNWDYSGRLQKAQMEVAVVEADLGFRL
- a CDS encoding exonuclease domain-containing protein → MERGLFGYAELAGPGHELTSTPYVVIDLETTGLSPDEDRIVEIAMARVEDGRVVDEWMTLIDPGRDPGPTFLHHISQDMVTGAPMFRDIAGEILARLEGGIVVAHHAPFEEGFLRAAFERIGVRMEPIPALDTLRVARSVLASPNYKLATCCEIAGIELTDAHTALGDVRATALLLPKLLQLAPDLRYPVAPAPLPRLQRIVGPRTRVTNLRRGETGWIRSLLTKLPISMDDHDPVGAQPYLDYLAEALSDGRLTGDKTRRLGRLAGRAGMGAAQVTELHRRFLDGLRDAALRGGALSADEQQQLTVIAASLDAPGYFADLTPDAVTAPTGPRVWVSPQVPQQSRRRLIEAGYQVATNVTRTLAAVVVAPGDEVLPKARRAAELGTQVVELAQLEGFLGTATTQTIEHDRLPAPVAPAGWYPDPTGRNTYRYWTGTEWSPHVSPGGVIFTDPLR
- a CDS encoding GNAT family N-acetyltransferase — its product is METDARLVGFLSAYLGEWGGGSGLTVVGSELRTRPGWDGTVLDVVGIAAPEGGVLSVVPERADGVRAAVAGWAEVPALLPGAVGRPDATVWSGVFRWTVEPADLDDAGEWVGATDPRLPDWLHPFGGQVLVAFHDGAYAAGVGIKRHNPQGLEISVGTDEQHRGRGLASRLVAQAARWILAQGAIPTYLHDPANAASDRTALRAGFPDRGWRIVGVSR
- a CDS encoding GNAT family N-acetyltransferase, which translates into the protein MAHLISPDPRCRESFLAAMAEFQAEGRGGSDDRTMIGSELRDFADTWHDPAAFEIFTRFLRDQALESSPRPEHFVPSTTLWWVEGDEYLGRLAIRHRLSPFLLEVGGHIGYDVRPTARRRGHATAMLRAALPIALELGIDPALVTCDDTNIASRRVIEANGGVLEDQRGDKLRFWVPCSR